One window of the Thermodesulfomicrobium sp. WS genome contains the following:
- a CDS encoding PxxKW family cysteine-rich protein codes for MAVDFSNAVRTDKGVQVAGIIMQEIIDKCEGCNRIQEFDGGKFCNTYPQPAAKWRLGDCNFATHIVREVKTKAKINPLKASKRAAKGK; via the coding sequence ATGGCAGTCGATTTCAGTAATGCCGTGCGCACGGACAAAGGAGTCCAGGTGGCTGGCATCATCATGCAGGAAATTATTGATAAGTGTGAAGGCTGCAACCGCATCCAAGAGTTCGACGGCGGCAAGTTCTGCAACACCTACCCGCAGCCGGCCGCCAAGTGGCGCTTGGGGGATTGCAATTTTGCCACCCATATCGTGCGCGAGGTCAAGACCAAGGCAAAAATCAACCCCCTCAAGGCATCCAAGCGCGCGGCCAAGGGCAAATAA